In Deltaproteobacteria bacterium, the genomic stretch GTCGCGGACGACTCGCGGTCTAGCATGCAACTCGCGGTCTGGACCTACGAGGGCCCCCCCCATGTCGGCGCGATGCGAGTCGCGACTGCCATGAAGGGCGTGCACTTCCTGCTGCACGCGCCGCAGGGTGACACCTACGCCGATCTGCTCTTCACGATGATCGAGCGCCGACGCGAGCGCCCGCCGGTGACCTACACCACCTTCGCGGCGCGCGACCTCGGCAGCGATACCGCCGAGCTGTTCAAGACCGCCGCCCGCGAGGCCTACCAGCGCTTCGCACCCGAGCTGCTGCTGGTCGGCGCATCGTGTACGGCCGAGCTGATCCAGGACGACCCCGGTGGCATCGCTGCGGCACTGGGCCTGCCCATCCCGGTGGTGCCGCTCGAGCTCTCGGCCTACCAGCGCAAGGAGAACTGGGGCGCTGCGCACACGTTCTACAAGATCGTCCGCGCCTGCTGCCCCGCGACGGTGCCGCTCCGCAGCGAGCGCTCGCGGCCACGCTGCAACCTGCTCGGCCCCACCGCGCTCGGCTTTCGCCATCGCGACGACGTGATGGAGCTGACCCGGCTGCTCGACCGCTTGGGCGTCGACGTCGAGGTCGTCGCGCCGCTCGGTGCGTCCCCCCACGATCTCGCACGGCTCGCCCAGGCCGACTTCAACGTGGTCATGTACCCCGAGATCGCCGACTCGGTCGCGCGTTGGCTCGGCAAGACCTTCGCGCAGCCGTGCTTGTCGGCGCCGCTGGGTGTGATCGCGACCCGCGAGTTCTGCCAACGGGTCGCCCAGATGAGCGGCGCCGATGCGGACTCGGTGATCGACGACGCCAGCTGTCGCCTGCCCTGGTACTCGCGTTCGGTCGACTCGACCTACCTCACGAAGAAGCAGGTCTTCGTGTTCGGCGACGCGAGTCATGCGATTGCCGCGGCCCGCATCGCCACCGCCGAGCTCGGCTTCGAGGTCATCGGGCTGGGCACCTACAGCCGCGAGTTCGCACGCGAGGTCCGCGAGGCCGCCGCTGGCTACGGCGTCGAGGCGCTCATCACCGACGATCACCTGTTGGTCGAGGAGCGCATCGGCGCACTGCAGCCCGAGCTGGTGCTCGGCACGCAGATGGAACGCCACATCGCCAAGCGCCTGGGGCTGCCTTGCGCGGTGATCTCGGCGCCGGTGCACGTACAGGACTATCCGGCCCGCTACTCGCCGCAGATGGGCTTCGAGGGCGCCAACGTGCTGTTCGACACCTGGGTGCACCCGCTGATGATGGGTCTCGAAGAGCACCTCTTGGCGATGTTCCGCGACGACTTCGAGTTCGCCGACGGACGCGGCCCCTCGCACCTGGGCGCTGCGGCCTCGCCGACGGTGGTCGAGGCGCCAGCAGCTGCGCCCACGCCACCCCCGGCGGCGGCAGAGAGCCCCGCGGCGGCCGAGTCCGACGCGCCGCGCTGGACCGAGGAGGCCGAGCGCGAGCTCAAGAAGATCCCGTTTTTCGTGCGCGGCAAGGCGCGGCGAAACACCGAACGCTTTGCTCGGGAGTTTGGACGGACCCCCATCACGCTGGAGACGCTCTACGATGCAAAGGCCCACTTCCAAGCCTGACGCCACGCCGATCGTCGTGGTGATCATCACCCTCGATCATCACCTCGGGGGCGTGATGGACCGCGTGCGCGAGCGGCTCGAGCCCGAGATCCCGGGGCTGGACCTGCGGCACCACGCGATGACGACGTTCAGCGATCCGCGCGCAGTCGAGACCTGCCGCCGCGACATCGCCGAGGGCGACATCATCCTCGCCAACATGTTCTTTCTCGAGGAGCACATCCGTGCGGTCCTGCCGGCGCTCGAGGCCCGCCACGAGTCGTGCGATGCCATGATCTGCACGCTCTCCGCCGGCGAGGTCATGCGACTGACCCGCATGGGCGAGTTCCGCATGAACGGCTCGAAGAAGGGCATGTCGCTGCTCAAGAAGCTGCGCGGCAAGGGCACCGGGGCCAACAAATCGGGCGGCGCGGGCCAGCTCGCGATGCTGCGCTTCTTGCCGAAGCTGTTCGCACTCATCCCCGGCAAGGCACAGGATCTGCGGGCCTACTTCCTGACCATGTCGTATCTGCTGTCGGGCTCGACCGACAATCTCGCCGACATGGTGCGATTGTTCGTCACCCAGTACGCCGATGGCCCGCGTCGGGGCTTGCGCGGCACGCTGAAGCCCGGCGCGCCGCGGTGCTATCCCGAGGTCGGCGTCTATCACCCGCGCCTGCGTGCACGCATCTCCGAGTCCCTCGCCGAGCTGCCCGAGCCCGCGCAGGCACGCGGCACCGTCGGCCTGTTGGTGATGCGCTCGTATGTGCTCGCCGGCGACACGCGCCACTACGATCAGGTCATCGAGAGCCTCGAGGCGCGCGGACTTCGGGTCATCCCCGCGTTCGCCTGCGGCCTCGACAACCGCCCGGCGATCGAGAAGTTCTTCATGGACAAGCATCGCGTCCGCGTGGATGCGGTGCTGTCGTTGACGGGCTTCTCGCTGGTCGGCGGGCCGGCGTTCAACAACGCGCGCGCGGCCGAGGAGATCCTCACGCAGCTCGACGTTCCGTTCGTCACCGCCCAGCCGCTCGAGTTCCAGAGCATCGAGCAGTGGGAGGCCTCGGTCTCGGGTCTGACGGCGATCGAGTCGACGATGATGGTCGCGATCCCCGAGCTCGACGGCGCCACCGCGCCGGTCGTGTTCGCCGGCCGCCGCGGCGGCATGAAGGGCGCGATGGTCGGCATCGACGATCGGATCGAGCGCCTCACCGGGCGCCTCGAGCGGCTGGTGCAGCTGCGACGCAAGGAACGCTCGCAACGCAACGTCGCGATCGTGCTCTTCAACTTCCCGCCCAACGGGGGCGCCACCGGCACGGCCGCGTACCTCTCGGTGTTCGAGTCACTGCACCGGACCCTGCTCGCGATGGCCGCCGACGGCTACGACGTCGAGGTCCCCGCGACCGTCGATGCCCTGCGCGCGAAGGTTCTCGAGGGCAACGCGGGCCAGTTCGGCACCGACGCCAACGTGATGGCGCGGGTCTCCGCCGACGACCACGTGCGTCGGACCCCTCACCTCGCGGAGATCGAGAAGCAGTGGGGCCCGGCGCCCGGCAAGCACCTCAGCAGTGGCTCCTCGATCTTCGTGCTCGGGGCGAAGTTCGGCCGGGTCATGGTCGGCATCCAACCGACCTTCGGCTACGAGGGCGACCCGATGCGGTTGCTCTTCGAGTCGAGCTTCGCCCCCACCCACGCGTTCGCGGCGTTCTACCGCTACATGCGCGAGGACTTCCGTGCCGACGTCGTGCTGCACTTCGGCACCCACGGCGCGCTGGAGTTCATGCCCGGCAAGCAGGTGGGCCTGTCGCGGCACTGTTGGCCCGATCGCTTGCTCGGCGATCTGCCCAATGTCTATCTCTACGCGTCCAACAACCCCTCCGAGGGCACGATCGCCCGCCGGCGATCGGCGGCGACACTGGTCAGCTACCTGACGCCACCGGTGACGCGTTCCGGACTGTATCGCGAGCTGCAGAGCCTCCGCGCCTCGCTCGATCGTCTGCGCTCGCTCCCCGCCAGCGACGGCGAGGCCGTCAACCTGGTGCCGTTCATCCAGGCGCAGGCCGCAGCGCTCGACCTCGTGGCCGCCGAACCGGCGTGGCCGGGGCCGCTCGCACCGGAGCTCGCAACCCTGAGCGTCGCGCTGCACGAGCTCGAGCAGACCTTGATTCCCTGCGGGCTGCACGTGCTCGGTGAGCCGATGCCGAAGGCTGCGCGGATCGACTACCTGACGGCGATCGCCGAGGTCGCCCCCGAGGGTCCCCTGCCGCAGCCGACGATCGCGGCCCTGGTGTCGGGCGCCTCGCCGAAGGCCGCATTGATCGCCGGCGGCGTGGAGCCGAGCAAGCACGCCATCGCGCGCTGCGAGACGCTGCAGCACACCGACCGACAGCTCGCAGAGGATCACGAAATCCCGGCGCTGCTGCGGGCGCTCGACGGCCGCTTCATCCGCCCCGCGCCGGGTGGCGATCTCCTTCGCAACCCCGACGTGCTCCCGACCGGGCGCAATGTCCACGGCTTCGATCCGTGCGCCATCCCCAGCGACTTCGCGATGCGCGAGGGCGAGCGGCAAGCCGCACTCCTGCTGCGCAAACACCTCGACGAAGGCAACGCATTCCCCCGATCGATCGCGCTGGTGCTGTGGGGATCCGACAACCTCAAGTCGGGCGGCGGACCCATCGGGCAGGCGCTGGCCTTGCTCGGCGCACGCGCGCGCACCGATAGCTACGGCAAGGTCTGTGGCGCCGAGCTGATCCCGCTGGCCGAGCTCGGCCGCCCGCGGATCGACGTGATGATGACGCTGTCCGGCATCTTCCGCGATCTGCTGCCCATGCAGACCAAGATCCTCGCCGAGGCCGCGTTCTTGGCCGCGAGCGCCGACGAGCCGATCGAATCGAACTTCGTGCGAGCGCACGCGCTCGAGCATATGGCGGCCCACAATTGCGATCTCGAGACCGCCTCGCTGCGGGTGTTCGGCAACGCCGAGAACGCCTACGGCGCGAACGTGAACCAAATGATCGAGAGCGGTGCGTGGCAGGACGAAGACGAGCTCGGCGACGTGTTCGCTGCGCGCAAGTGCTTTGCGTATCATCCCAGCGGTCGCGCAGCGCCCCAGAAGACCCTGCTCAAGAGCGTGCTCGCGCGGGTCGATCTCGCCTATCAGAACCTCGAGTCCGTCGAGCTCGGGATCACCACGATCGATCACTACTTCGATACCCTGGGAGGCATCGCCCGCGCCGCGCGCTCGCAGCGAGGCAGCGGGCCGGCGCTACCGGTCTACATCGGCGACCAGACCGGGTCGGGTGAGCAGGTTCGGACCCTGCGCGAGCAGGTCGCGCTCGAGACCCGCACGCGCTCGCTCAACCCCAAGTGGAGCGAGGAAATGCTGCGTCACGGGGCCGAGGGCGTGCGACAGATCGAAGCCCAGGTCACCAACACGCTCGGCTGGTCCGCGACCACCGCCCAGGTCGAGCCGTGGGTCTACCGCGAGCTGACCAACACCTACATGCTCGATCCGCAGATGCGCGATCGGCTTGCCGCGCTCAATCCCAAGGCGTCGGTGAAGCTGGCCTATCGCCTCCTCGAGGCCTCGGAGCGCCAATACTGGCACCCGGACCCAGAGACCCTCGCTGCCCTCGTCCGGGCCGGCGACGCACTCGAAGACCGCCTCGAAGGGGCGGTATCCCGCGTCGCCTGAGGGCGCAAGGAGCAGAAGATGACGATGTCGGAACTCGTACGAATCAATCGCCGTGGCGATGGGGACGGCAGCGTCCAGTTCCACGACGCGACCGCAGCCGCGCTCTCGGGAGCAAAGGTGTTCGCGATCTACGGCAAGGGCGGCATCGGCAAGAGCACGACATCCTCCAACCTGTCGGTCGCCTTCTCGAAGCTCGGCAAGCGCGTGCTGCAGATCGGTTGCGACCCCAAGCACGACTCGACCTTCACGCTGACCAAGCAGCTGCAACCCACGGTGATCGACGTGCTGCAGTCGGTCGACTTCCACCCCGAGGAGCTGCGGCCCGAGGACTTCGTGGTCGAGGGCTACAACGGCGTCCTGTGCATCGAGGCCGGTGGGCCGCCCGCCGGCACCGGCTGCGGCGGCTACGTGGTCGGCCAGACCGTCAAGCTGCTCAAGGAGCACCACCTGCTCGAGGAGACCGACGTGGTCATCTTCGACGTGCTCGGCGACGTCGTCTGCGGCGGTTTCGCGGCGCCGCTGCAGCACGCCCAACGTGCACTCATCGTCGCGGCCAATGACTTCGATTCGATCTTCGCGATGAATCGTATCGTCGCCGCCATCGAGGCCAAGGCCAAGAACTACGCGGTGCGGGTCGGCGGGGTCATCGCGAACCGCAGCGTCGACACCGACCAGATCGACCGGTTCAACACCCGGGTCGGGCTCTCGCGCCTGGCCCACATCCCCGACCTCGACGTGGTCCGCCGCAGCCGGCTCAAGAAGGCCACGCTCTTCGAGATGGACGCATCGCCCGAGGTCGAGGCGGTGCAACGCGAGTTCCTGCGGCTGGCTGCGGGCCTGTGGGCGGGCGTCGAGCCGCTCGATGCACGGCCGATGAAGGACCGCGAAATCTTCGACTTCCTGGGGTTCGAATGACCGCCACCACCGCCAATGAAACCGCACTTGCCGTTCCGGAGACCGCCTACGAGCGACGCCGCGGCGAACTCGAGCAGTACTTCGATCGCACCGCTGCCAGTGCCTGGGCCGCGCTGACCTCGAATGCGCCGGTGGGTCGCATCCGCGCGACCGTGCGCGCCGGTCGTGAGCGCATGCGCGAGACCCTGCTGGGATACCTGCCCGACGATCTGACCGGCGCCCGCGTGCTCGATGCCGGCTGCGGCACCGGCACCTTCGCCGAGTGCCTGGCCGCGCGTGGTGCCGAGGTCGTCGCGGTCGACATCTCGCAGACGCTCGTCGATCTCGCGCGCGAGCGTGCCGAGGCCGGCGGCGTGGGACCCGGCACCATCGAGTACCGCGTGGGCGACATGCTCGACCCGGGCCTGGGCCTGTTCGACTGGGTGGTCGCGCTCGACTCGCTGATCCACTACCAGGCCGATCAGCTGCAGGCGCTGCTGGTGCAGCTGTGCGCCCGCACCCGCTACGGCGTCGCCTTCACGTTCGTGCCGCGCACCGCGTTGCTCTCGCTCATGCACCTGGTCGGCAAGGCCTTCCCTCGCGGGAACCGATCGCCCGACATCCGCCCCATCACCGAGCGCGCGCTCCGAAACCGACTCGCCGCCGACGAGGCCCTCGCCGGCTTCGCCGCCGGCCGCAGCGATCGGATCGAGAGCGGCTTCTACACCTCGCAGGCCATGGAGCTCTGCCGCGCATGAAGCCCAGTCTCGCCATTCGCTTCTGGCAGGCCCTCGGTACGAAGGTCTTGCCATTCGCGGACGCCGCGACGCCCGAGCTCCCACTCGGCAGGCTCCTGCGCCTGTCGATGTTCCAGATCTCCGTCGGCATGGGCCTGGTGCTGCTGAACGGCACGCTCAATCGCGTGATGATCGTCGAACTCGGCATCGGCGCGTCGCTGGTCTCGGCCATGGTGGCGCTCCCGATCCTGTTCGCGCCGCTTCGCGCGTTGGTCGGGCACCGCTCCGACAACCACCGCTCCGCGCTGGGCTGGCGTCGCCTGCCCTACGCGTTCCTCGGCACGCTGATGCAGTTCGGCGGCCTGGCGATCCTGCCCTTCGCGATGCTGGTGCTGTCGGGGCGCGGGGTCTCGCAGCCCGGCGTCATCGGGCACACCGCGACCGCACTCGCGTTCTTGATGGTGGGCGTCGGACTGCACACGACGCAGACTGCGGGCGTCGCCCTGGCGACCGACCTCGCGCCGGCCGAGAGCCGTCCCCGCGTGGTCGCGCTGCTCTACGTGATGCTGCTACTGGGGATGGTCGGGGCCTCGCTGACCTTCGGGGCCCTGCTGCGGAACTTCGGCTACGTCGAGCTGATCCAGATCGTGCAAGGGGCAGCGGTGGTCACCGTCGCGATCAACGTGATCGCGTTGTGGAAGCAAGAGCCGCGGCGCAGCGACATCGATCCCGACGATGCCCCCGAGGCACCACGCTTCTTCGCGACGTTTCGCGCCTTCGCGAACCGCCGCCACGCGGGCCGCCTGCTGGTGGCGGTGGCGTTCGGCGGTGCCGGCTTCGGCGCCCAGGACATCCTGCTCGAGCCCTTCGGCGGCGAGCTGCTGCAGCTCTCGGTCGCCGGCACCACGGTGCTCACCGCGTTGATGGCCGGCGGCACGCTCGCGGGACTGTTCGCGGCGGCGCGATGGCTGTCGCGCGGCCGCGATCCCTATCAGCTGGCCGCGTATGGCGTGCTGGTCGGCATCGTCGGGTTCTCGTGCGTCGTGTTGTCGGCGCCCTTCGCCTCGCGACTGCTGTTCTGGCTCGGCACCGGCGTCATCGGCTTCGGCGCGGGTTGGTTCTCGGTCGGCACGCTCAGCGCCGCCATGGCCATCTCGGACCCCGGCCAGAGCGGCATCGCCGTCGGGGCCTGGGGCGCGGTGCAGGCCACGGTGACCGGTGCCGGCATCGCGCTCGGCGGCCTGCTGCGCGACGTCGTCTCGGCGTTCGCGCTGCGCGGCGCGCTCGGCCCCGGCCTCAATCAACCGTCGGCCGGATATCTGCTGGTCTATACCCTCGAGATTGGGCTGCTCTTCGGCACGCTCATCGCCATCGGCCCCTTGGTGAGATTCGCCAATCGTCGCGGTTCACCCACTCGCTTCGGACTCGCGGAGCTCCCCACCTGACGCATTCGATAGTCCCGGTGCAGCCATGTCCCACGAACTCACGTCATCGATCGATACCGCACAGGTCGTCCTGTACTGCTTCTTCATCTTCTTCGCGGGCCTCGTCGTGTGGCTCCGACGCGAGGACCGTCGCGAGGGCTACCCGCTCGAGACCGACGCCCTCGCCGTCGAGGGGCCGCAGAATGCCCTGCGGATTCCGGCCGCGAAGGAGTTTCTCCTGCCCCACGACGAGGGCATCCGCCGCGCGCCCGATTTCGTCCGCGACCGGCGACCGATCCTCGCGGAGCGGGTATCGCAGGCGCCCGGCTATCCGCTCGAGCCAACCGGCGAACCGCTGCTCTCGGGTGTCGGGCCGGCGTCGTTCGCCGCACGCAGCGAGCACCCCGAGCTCTCCCAAGAAGATGGCACCCCGGTCATCGTGCCGATGCGCGTCGCAACCGGGTTCACGGTCGACGCTGGGCCCGATCCCCGCGGCTGGCGGGTGCTGGGCGCCGACGGCGAGGTCGCGGGTGTCATCTCCGACATCTGGGTCGATCGTGCCGACCTGATGGTCCGCTACCTCGAGATCGAGCTGCCCGCGCCGACCGCGCCCGCGGAGTCCGAGTCCGAGGCGGCGT encodes the following:
- a CDS encoding magnesium protoporphyrin IX methyltransferase, whose amino-acid sequence is MTATTANETALAVPETAYERRRGELEQYFDRTAASAWAALTSNAPVGRIRATVRAGRERMRETLLGYLPDDLTGARVLDAGCGTGTFAECLAARGAEVVAVDISQTLVDLARERAEAGGVGPGTIEYRVGDMLDPGLGLFDWVVALDSLIHYQADQLQALLVQLCARTRYGVAFTFVPRTALLSLMHLVGKAFPRGNRSPDIRPITERALRNRLAADEALAGFAAGRSDRIESGFYTSQAMELCRA
- a CDS encoding ferredoxin:protochlorophyllide reductase (ATP-dependent) iron-sulfur ATP-binding protein, whose product is MTMSELVRINRRGDGDGSVQFHDATAAALSGAKVFAIYGKGGIGKSTTSSNLSVAFSKLGKRVLQIGCDPKHDSTFTLTKQLQPTVIDVLQSVDFHPEELRPEDFVVEGYNGVLCIEAGGPPAGTGCGGYVVGQTVKLLKEHHLLEETDVVIFDVLGDVVCGGFAAPLQHAQRALIVAANDFDSIFAMNRIVAAIEAKAKNYAVRVGGVIANRSVDTDQIDRFNTRVGLSRLAHIPDLDVVRRSRLKKATLFEMDASPEVEAVQREFLRLAAGLWAGVEPLDARPMKDREIFDFLGFE
- a CDS encoding BCD family MFS transporter, producing the protein MKPSLAIRFWQALGTKVLPFADAATPELPLGRLLRLSMFQISVGMGLVLLNGTLNRVMIVELGIGASLVSAMVALPILFAPLRALVGHRSDNHRSALGWRRLPYAFLGTLMQFGGLAILPFAMLVLSGRGVSQPGVIGHTATALAFLMVGVGLHTTQTAGVALATDLAPAESRPRVVALLYVMLLLGMVGASLTFGALLRNFGYVELIQIVQGAAVVTVAINVIALWKQEPRRSDIDPDDAPEAPRFFATFRAFANRRHAGRLLVAVAFGGAGFGAQDILLEPFGGELLQLSVAGTTVLTALMAGGTLAGLFAAARWLSRGRDPYQLAAYGVLVGIVGFSCVVLSAPFASRLLFWLGTGVIGFGAGWFSVGTLSAAMAISDPGQSGIAVGAWGAVQATVTGAGIALGGLLRDVVSAFALRGALGPGLNQPSAGYLLVYTLEIGLLFGTLIAIGPLVRFANRRGSPTRFGLAELPT
- a CDS encoding PRC-barrel domain-containing protein: MSHELTSSIDTAQVVLYCFFIFFAGLVVWLRREDRREGYPLETDALAVEGPQNALRIPAAKEFLLPHDEGIRRAPDFVRDRRPILAERVSQAPGYPLEPTGEPLLSGVGPASFAARSEHPELSQEDGTPVIVPMRVATGFTVDAGPDPRGWRVLGADGEVAGVISDIWVDRADLMVRYLEIELPAPTAPAESESEAASESGSAAPGSRLRLIPLPMLALDGKAKQVRVRALRADQFVHVPTIGATDRITLREEDQVAAFYTGGWFYAEPRRREPVL
- a CDS encoding magnesium chelatase subunit H — its product is MQRPTSKPDATPIVVVIITLDHHLGGVMDRVRERLEPEIPGLDLRHHAMTTFSDPRAVETCRRDIAEGDIILANMFFLEEHIRAVLPALEARHESCDAMICTLSAGEVMRLTRMGEFRMNGSKKGMSLLKKLRGKGTGANKSGGAGQLAMLRFLPKLFALIPGKAQDLRAYFLTMSYLLSGSTDNLADMVRLFVTQYADGPRRGLRGTLKPGAPRCYPEVGVYHPRLRARISESLAELPEPAQARGTVGLLVMRSYVLAGDTRHYDQVIESLEARGLRVIPAFACGLDNRPAIEKFFMDKHRVRVDAVLSLTGFSLVGGPAFNNARAAEEILTQLDVPFVTAQPLEFQSIEQWEASVSGLTAIESTMMVAIPELDGATAPVVFAGRRGGMKGAMVGIDDRIERLTGRLERLVQLRRKERSQRNVAIVLFNFPPNGGATGTAAYLSVFESLHRTLLAMAADGYDVEVPATVDALRAKVLEGNAGQFGTDANVMARVSADDHVRRTPHLAEIEKQWGPAPGKHLSSGSSIFVLGAKFGRVMVGIQPTFGYEGDPMRLLFESSFAPTHAFAAFYRYMREDFRADVVLHFGTHGALEFMPGKQVGLSRHCWPDRLLGDLPNVYLYASNNPSEGTIARRRSAATLVSYLTPPVTRSGLYRELQSLRASLDRLRSLPASDGEAVNLVPFIQAQAAALDLVAAEPAWPGPLAPELATLSVALHELEQTLIPCGLHVLGEPMPKAARIDYLTAIAEVAPEGPLPQPTIAALVSGASPKAALIAGGVEPSKHAIARCETLQHTDRQLAEDHEIPALLRALDGRFIRPAPGGDLLRNPDVLPTGRNVHGFDPCAIPSDFAMREGERQAALLLRKHLDEGNAFPRSIALVLWGSDNLKSGGGPIGQALALLGARARTDSYGKVCGAELIPLAELGRPRIDVMMTLSGIFRDLLPMQTKILAEAAFLAASADEPIESNFVRAHALEHMAAHNCDLETASLRVFGNAENAYGANVNQMIESGAWQDEDELGDVFAARKCFAYHPSGRAAPQKTLLKSVLARVDLAYQNLESVELGITTIDHYFDTLGGIARAARSQRGSGPALPVYIGDQTGSGEQVRTLREQVALETRTRSLNPKWSEEMLRHGAEGVRQIEAQVTNTLGWSATTAQVEPWVYRELTNTYMLDPQMRDRLAALNPKASVKLAYRLLEASERQYWHPDPETLAALVRAGDALEDRLEGAVSRVA
- a CDS encoding ferredoxin:protochlorophyllide reductase (ATP-dependent) subunit B; this encodes MQLAVWTYEGPPHVGAMRVATAMKGVHFLLHAPQGDTYADLLFTMIERRRERPPVTYTTFAARDLGSDTAELFKTAAREAYQRFAPELLLVGASCTAELIQDDPGGIAAALGLPIPVVPLELSAYQRKENWGAAHTFYKIVRACCPATVPLRSERSRPRCNLLGPTALGFRHRDDVMELTRLLDRLGVDVEVVAPLGASPHDLARLAQADFNVVMYPEIADSVARWLGKTFAQPCLSAPLGVIATREFCQRVAQMSGADADSVIDDASCRLPWYSRSVDSTYLTKKQVFVFGDASHAIAAARIATAELGFEVIGLGTYSREFAREVREAAAGYGVEALITDDHLLVEERIGALQPELVLGTQMERHIAKRLGLPCAVISAPVHVQDYPARYSPQMGFEGANVLFDTWVHPLMMGLEEHLLAMFRDDFEFADGRGPSHLGAAASPTVVEAPAAAPTPPPAAAESPAAAESDAPRWTEEAERELKKIPFFVRGKARRNTERFAREFGRTPITLETLYDAKAHFQA